The genomic DNA ctacttttgaccacatccctatgagccctggtcaaaatgaatgcactatgtagggaataggatgccatttgggatgcaacccatgTAACCAAATAATTCTAAGCAAATACATAGATATATGCTCTTTGCATCATTCAATGTTAATCAGGGAACAGAGCACTATTTTATGATCCAGAATTCTAGTCCTATTGATCTGTAAATTCKTCTTCTTATACATTTGTTTGTAATGGTTGCTCCCATTCTGTTCAGGTGAGCAAGATGAATCTGAGTGCCGGAGCTACCTGACCAAGATCAAGGACCTGTGTCTGAAGCTGGAGGGCTGTGAGACTCGCACCGTCGCACATCTGCGACAGCCCGTGGACAAGGAGCCGCTCAAGGCTTGCGCCCAGAGGACCGCTGAGCAGAAGGTACRYCAGTGACGTCACCCCTCYGTGacattgttttgtctagtttattaggatccccattagctgttgcacatgctgcagctagtcttcctggggtccacacaaaatacaaaatacatgacACAGTGCATGACAGTTACAGACAAGAACAACACAAAGACAATACAACATAACATTACAGGGGCACCTTGGGAGTTTTATCACTATGGGTCTAACGGCAATGGAGGAAGAGACATTTGCTGTTGTAGCTGTTTCTCAACCCAGTATCTATGTCATTTAGACTCAGGGGTAGCCAGGCCACTGGTAAACGGTTACCATYAATCACGCATCCAATCCCAAAGTAAACCGAGTTAATGGTAGATCTGTAATGAAGTTTGAGCCCAAATTAGATAACATGCCTATTTGAAACAGAGCCAGGTCAAATTCAACATGGGGTTATTGTTTAAGGAAGCGATTTAAAGTTCTTGTGTGTCAAGTAAATTAAGTTAGACAGTAGAAGAGACAAAGTAACATTTTTAGATCAGTCGTGCTGTTTAAGTATGTTCCATCTGCTCGTTTCCGATCGTAAGACGTTTCAGAAGATCTTTGTGTCCCTGTTTCACTTTACAGTATATCGCTGGTTAGCTTGTTAACAACTCCATGACTGCTTGGAAGCCCAGATGGAATAGCCAGTTATGGTTCATTATTCCCCTTTCTGCTCATAGAAAGTCCAGTCAGAGTTGGAGGGCTTGAAGAAAGACCTGACCAATGTGgctgaggagacagaggaggtgcTGGCATCTCCTCAGCAGTCCAGCTCCGCCCCAGTACTGCGCTCTGAGCTGGATATTACGCTGAAGAAGATGGAGCACATCTACAGCCTGTCCTCCGTGTACCTGGACAAGTGAGTCCCTCGCTGACTCTGATTGTTACCATATCCAAAAACCCATAGGACCAATAAGTAACATAAATAGTAGATCTGAGTCATGTTacacacacagctaacactaTACACCATTGCTTGTCCAGACTGAAGACCATCGACATAGTGATCCGCAGCACAAAGGGAGCAGAGGACACCCTCAAAAAGTACGAAGCCCGTTTACGAGACGTCAACAAGATGCCAACAGACGAAAAAGAGGTGGAGAAGTACCACGCCCAGCTAAAGGTAGAATTAACTGTATTCTATCCGTTGGTGTATAGACAATGCTTTTATATGGACTGGTTATCCGACAGTAACTTAATGATTTCTATGCATTTGTAgtgatgttcctctctctccctctttctttctctatctctctcgttctctctctttctctctttctcgctctccctctctctttttctctctctctctctMTGTCTCCRTCTTTCACTCTGGRAGACAATGCGTGGCGAGGCAGAGGATGACCAGAAGACATTCGACAATCTCCAGGTGGAACTGAAGAAGGCGTCGGCCGTGAATGAGCGGATTAAGCTGGTCCACAGCGAGCACAACACCGAGCTGGAACACTACCGCCAACTAGTGGCCGGGCTAGAGGAGCGCTGGCAGGTCGTGTTTGCCCAGATAGACCTGCGCCAACAGGAACTGGACTTGCTGGGGAGGCAGATGTGCGCCTACCACGAGAGCTATGACTGGCTCATCAGATGGCTCGGTGATGCCAAGCAAAGGCAGGTGAAGATCCAGGCCGTGCCCATCGGCGACAGCAAGGCCCTTATGCAACAGTTGGCYCAGGAGAAGGTACTGTACGACTAATAATAYMATTTGATTGYATTTATATAGTGCTTTTCTACCTAGATGCTCAAAGCGCTTTACYTAGTAaagggggaaactcacctcatccaccaccaatgtgagGCACCCAGGACAAGGTAGCAGGAGGCTTCCATTACAAATAGTGGAGATGAAGCTTCTTTGCTCAATGATGGAATATAATGTTACATTATCATGACAGTCAGTGTTCCAATCTTTTATCATTGCAGAAACTCCTAGAAGAGATCGAGAAGAACAAAGATAAGGTTGAGGAGTGTCAAAAACATGCAAGAGCATATATCGATGCGGTCAAGGTGCGTATGCAAATCACTTAAAACAAGATCATGCATATGGAGATTTGTTGRATCAGTAAAATTATTATATTATGTCCATGTGTTTCCCCCAGGACTATGAGCTTCAGGTGGTGACGTACAAAGCTCTGGTGGAGCCCCTGGCTTCGCCCCTTAGGAAAACCAAAATGGAGTGTGCATCTGACAATATCATCCAAGAGGTAGGTCATATAGACAAGATGGGGaatttatttaatattattttacAGCTACAGTAGCTTTAAAGTTGTTAACAATTATATGGGATTACTAAACATCTGGAGTTGTCTTTCAGTATGTGACGCTAAGAACCCGCTACAGTGAGCTGATGACTCTGACCAGCCAGTACATCAAGTTTATCACAGAGACACAGCGCCGCCTTGAGGACGAGGAGGTAATTGAGTGACACATTGAAGACAGGCAGCAGCTCCCGACAACTTGAATTAAACCCACTAACCATGATAACAATAGCCTGGTCCAAGGTCTGTTTGTGCGCACATGTCAACTATTTAGATGTTTGGCATGTGTCAAGGAGTGACATGATGACACAAACAGACTTGAATACCCAGGCGATAACAACAGTTACGATAAAACACTCTATGTATTAATTAAAGGGTTCAAAATATTTTAGCTGATGTGGTCTATGAGGGAAGTAATTKGTTTTAGTGTAGCTCATCGCAGTATGGAAAGTGAGTAATAAAAAGAGTAATTAAAAATTCTGGTGCTGCAGCACATCCCATTGGATGTGGATGTGTAACCGGTCTTTAAATTACACTTGCAAGTTACTTTTGCTACAGTATCCGCTCAAATCTGAAGCAAACATCAGGCTCCCCATTCAACCCCAGCCTTTTCTTCTGCAATTGAATTTGTTATTTCTCTCTTGAAACAAAATATTTCTGCACACTCCATTTTCTCTGATCTGGTGATTAGGACTCTGCGGTCTGACTAACTACCACCTCAGAATGATTATTTCAAATGACAAGTTTTGTTTMCCCCTTTTCTAACCTAACTCAATCTAAGCATACTCTCTATGGGTAATATACTCtttgaaaattattatttttctgcTTCTGTCCTTTCAGGTTTATTTCCAATTTTTAAACGTGATGGATTTAAtttgtaaaagataatacaatctTAGTCCAAGGTAAAGTTGAAGAGTAGTAGCCAAGTCAGTACATTGAAAAGTGTTATTTGATTGATTGGTATTTTATACCTAATTGGCATGATACCATTCAAGATCCCAATTGTGTTGTGAAGTAATGTCTCATTATGTGTGCCATACATTAAGTAAATGTGACAAGACATGCGTGATTATTTCCCTAAAGCAAATAACAAACATTTCTCTCCCTAGATAACAAATGTTTATTCATTTGAAGTAATGTTTTGTTCATGTATTTACATCTACAatggggtctgaaatgattgacagccttgataaagatgagccgaaattactgtataaaatacatcattcaaatactgagctatattgtatgttcAAAAACATTGGAACttaaagaaaatttaaaaaaattaaatcagTTTTGCTCATCTATCATGGGTGTCAATcatacctacctacatgtacttaaACGTTTGACTTTTTTTGAGTAATTCAATCAACTCAAACATTTATATTCTAACACTGTAATACTTAACATTGTTTTTCCCTTTACTTTTTGCTTCCACTAATACAGAAAGCTACTGAAATActaaagaaggaggagagaaaaaagttgTCTGAGATGCAGGCGGAATTAGACAAACAAAGACAGTTAGCTGAGGCACACGCAAAAGCTATCGCTAAAGCCGAACAAGAAGCCCAAGAGCTCAAGTTGAAAATGAAAGAAGAGGTCAGCAGGAGGGAGGTTGTAAAAGTAGATTCTGAGAAACAGAAGCACAACATACAGCAGCAGCTGCACGAACTCAAGAATCTGTCAGAGCAAGAGATCCAATCCAAGAGCCAGCAGGTTGAGGAGGCACTGTATAGTCACACCAAGATAGAAGAGGAGATCCACATCATCAGAATCCAATTAGAGACCACCATAAAGCAGAAGGCCACAGCTGAGGCCCAAGTTCAGCAGCTCAGGGACATGGCTGCCGAGGCTGAGAGACTGCGGAAAGTTACtcaggaggaggcagagaagcTTCGCAAGCAGGTGAATGAAGAGACTCAGAAAAAGCGCAACGCGGAGGAGGAGCTGAAACACAGAGCAGAGGCAGAACAAGAGGCTGCCAAGCAAAAGCAGAAGGCCCTGGATGAGGTGCAGAAGTTCAAGATGCAAGCTGAAGAGGCAGAGAGGCGCATGAAACAGGCAGAGGAGGAAAAGCAGAGGCAGGTCATGGTTGCAGAGGAGGTGGCACAGAAGAGTGCCGCCACCGAGCTGCAAACCAAACGCATGTCCTTTAACGAGAAGGCAGTAAAGCTCGAGGCATCACTGAAACAAGAACAGGACACTGTTATTCAGTTGCAGGAACAGGCAGAGCGCCTCAAGAAGCAACAAGAGGAAGCCAACAAAGCCAGGGAGGAAGCAGAGAAGGAGCTTGAGAAGTGGAGGCAAAAAGCCAATGAGGCACTCCGTTTGAGACTCCAGGCTGAGGAAGATGCCCATAAGAAGAGCCAGGCTCAGGAGGAAGCagagaagcagaaagagaaagCTCAGCAAGAGGCAAAGAAAAGGGCTAAGGCTGAAGAGGCTGCTCTTAAGCAAAAGGAAATGGCAGAGAAGGAGCTGGAGAAACAGAGGAAATTGGCAGAGGGAATGGCCCAGCAGAAACTCTCTGCAGAGCAAGAGCTAATTCGCCTAAGGGCTGACTTTGACCATGGTAAGCAACAGAGATCTCTATTGGATGAAGAGCTCCAGCGCCTGAAAAATGAGGTGAATGCTGCTGTAAAACAAAGGAAAGAGCTAGAAGACGAACTGGCCAAAGTAAGATGCGAAATGGAAGTTCTTCTTCAGATGAAGTCCAAAGCTGAGAAGGAGACCATGTCTACAACAGAGAAAAGCAGAAATCTCCTTGAGTCTGAGGCATCGAAAATGAGGCAACTAGCTGAAGAGGCAACTAAGCTGAGATCAATTGCTGAAGACGCAAAGAAGCAGAGGCAGGTAGCAGAGGATGAGGCAGCTCGGCAAAGAGGAGAGGCTGAGAAGATACTCAAGGAAAAACTGGCAGCCATTAATGAAGCAACTTGTCTGAAAACTGAAGCTGAGATTGCCCTGAAGGATAAAGAGGCAGAAAATGAGCGACTTAGGAGAAAAGCCGAAGATGAGGCTTATCAGAGAAAGATCCTGGAAGACCAAGCCAAACAGCACAAGCAAGACATTGATGAAAAGATCACCCAGCTTAAGAAAACTTCTGATTCTGAATTGGAGAGGCAGAAGAAGATTGTAGAGGAAACTCTTAAGCAGAGGAGGGTGGTCGAAGAGGAGATTCGCATACTAAAACTAAACTTTGAGGAGGCATCAACAGGCAAGTTGGATCTTGAGTTGGAGTTGAACAAGCTTAAAGGCATTGCAGAGGAGACACATAAGAACAAAGTCAAGGCTGAGGAAGAATCAGAGAAACTCAGAAAGCATGCTTTAGAGGAGGAGAACAAAAGGAAGCAAGCTGAAGAGAAAGTAAAAAAGATCACTGCAGCAGAGGAAGAGGCAGCGCGACAATGCCAGGCAGCTCAGAAAGAAGTTGAGCGCCTCAAAAAGATTGCTGCTGATGCTAACAAGCAAAAGGAGGATGCTGacaaagaaacagagaaacagattaGTCTAGCCAYAGAGGCTGCACAGAAATGTAGTGCTGCAGAAAAGAGAGCACAGGCTGTTCTGGTCAAGCAGAAAGAGGACAATCTTTCCCAGGGCAAGCTCAAAGAGGAGTTTGACAAGGCTAAGAATCTTGTACAAGAAGCTGAGAAGGCAAAGGAGAAAGCTGAGAAAGAGGCTGCTTTACTCCGTCAAAAAGCAGAGGATGCTGAGAAACAGAAGAAAGCAGCTGAAGCTGAGGCTGCCAAACAGGCCAAGGCTCAGGGGGATGCTGAGAGACTGAGGATGGAAGCAGAGCAGGAGGCTGCAAAGCAAGCAGAAGCTGAGGCTGCTGCTCTGAAACAGAAACAGCAGGCAGATGCAGAGATGGCCAAGCACAAAAAGCTAGCTGAACAAACAGTGAAGCAGAAGAAACAAgttgagcaggagctgagaaagGTGAAACTGCGACTGGATGAGACCGATAAGCAGAAATCTGTTTTGGATGAAGAGCTTCAGCGCCAGAAGGATGAAGTTAGCAATGCTGTCAAGCAGAAAGCTCAAGTGGAGGATGAGCTATTCAAGATCAAGGTCCAGATGGAAGAGCTGGTCAAACTTAAGCTTAGAATTGAGAATGAAAACCAGCGTCTCATGAGTAAAGACAAAGATAATTCTCAGAAATTCCTGGAAGAGGAAGCTGAGAACATGAAGAAGCTTGCGGAGGATGCMGCCAGGCTAAGCTTAGAAGCTCAGGAGGCAGCCCGAGAGAGACAGATTACAGAGTCCAAGCTTGAAGAACAGAGGGCTCTTGCTGACAAAATGCTGAAGGAGAAAATGCAAGCTATCCAAGAAGCAACTAAACTGAAAGCTGAGGCAGAGAATCTCCAGAAACAAAAGGACAAGGCTCAGAAGCAGGCCCAAAAACTGCTGGAGGACAAGCAGCAGATGCAGCAACGTtttgaagaggagacagagggcttCCAAAAATCCCTAGAGGCTGAGCGCAAGAGGCAGCATGAAGCGACGGTGGAGGCAGAGAAACTGAAGCTTAGGGTGACACAGCTTAGTGATGCTCAGTCTAAAGCAGAAGAGGAGGCCAAGAAATTCAAGAAACAAGCAGATGAGATCAGGGTTCGTCTCCAAGAGAAAGAGCAACATGCTTCAGAAAAAGTCATTGTCGAGAAACTGGAGGTGCAGAGATTACAGAGCAGCAAAGAGTCTGAAGACCTACGCAAAGCCATAGCTGACCTTCAGAAAGAAAATGAGAAATTACAAAAAGAGGCTGCAGATCTACAGAACACGTCGAAAGAGGTATTGCAGAATGTGAAATAATCCTGTGAAATAACAAGTGCAAAACCCCTTTGCAAATATCCGTAACCTTCTCAAAAGCACTAACACATAGGGGAGGTCCAAAGTTACTATTCATGTGAATTGCAGAGACTGTCAACAATACTAAGTGTCCAGAAATTTCTCATGAATTACCAAATGTTGCTGCATTTTGTAAATCCAATTATGTTTTCTAGCAAATGTTCATAATTGCATTTCAAAATMAAACCGATTTCAAATCAATTTCCAATCATAGAATACAGAATACAGTTATATGCTGTATATACAAATACCatttatatgtaaatatattgatTATATTATTTAGCCGTTATAATCAGTGTAATAGAATGTTAAGACCATGTGAAAAAGGGTTGTTTGGAGTTGTATTAATTGTGTCTTTTTTTTTRTTTCTCCAAATTAGATGGCCAATGCCCAACAGGAACAAATTAAAAAGGAAAAGGTCGTTCTTGAGCAGACTTTCCTGACAGAAAAACAATTGTTGTTGAAAAAAGAAAAGCTCATTGAAGAAGAGAAAAATAAGCTTGAGAAACAGTTTGAGGATGAGGTTAAGAAGGCCAAAGATCTCAGAGACGAGCAGGATCGTCAAAGGAAGCAGATGgaacaggagaagaagaaacTCCACGCTACCTTGGATGCCGCTGTTAAAAGGCAGAAGGATGCCGAGGAGGAGATGTGCAACAAGCAGAAAGAGATGCAGGATCTTGAAAAGAAGAGGCTTGAACAAGATAAATTGTTGGGTGAGGAGAATGAAAKGCTTCGAGAGAAGCTGCAGCAACTTTctacattaaaaaaatctgcAACATCCCACACTAAAGAAATGGAGATGCAAACGGATGAGGTCCCTGAAGATCAGCTAATTGCAATGACAATGGTGGGAACTACAAAGAAAGTATTCGATGGGTCTGCAGTAGTAGATGGTgagaagaaaaacaaagaatTACCATTTTCTTTTGATGGGATTAGGGAGAAGGTACCTGCCAGCAGGCTCCATGACATTGGTATACTGAACAAGAAGGACTTTGATAAGCTGAAAAAAGGCAAAACCACAGTGAAAGACCTGAGCAAGactgagaaagtgaaaacatgtctCAAAGGCAAGAATAGTGTTGGCGGAGTCTTGACCCCAGCCAAGCAGAAAATMAGTGTGTATCAGGCCATGAAAGAGAATAAACTTTCTCCTGGTGCTGCCACAATGCTRCTTGAAGCTCAGGCAGCATCTGGGTACKTCATRGATCCAGTGAAAAACAGAATGCTCWCTGTGGATGAAGCTGTAAAGGAGGAATTAATAGGTCCAGAACTCCATAACAAAATGCTTTCTGCAGAAAAAGCAGCTACTGGTTACAAAGATCCTTATACTGGAGACACAATCTCACTCTTTGAGGCCATGAAAAAAGGTCTGATTGAACAAGACCAGGCCTTTAGACTTCTGGATGCTCAGATTGCAACTGGTGGAATAATTGACCCTGTCAATAGTCACCGTGTACCTCTCCAGACAGCCTATAAGCAGGGCCAATTGGATGCTGAGATGAGCAAAACTCTATCAAACCCTACTGATGACTCAAAGTTATTCATTGACCCAAGCTCTCAGGAGCGCCTCACTTATCAGCAACTATTGGAGAAATGCATCCCAGATGCAGAGACAGGCCTACTTATGTTACCAATCACAGAGAAAGCTACACAAAGTGACAAGACCTATACAACTGAAGAAACTAAAGATGTACTCACTAAAGCGAATATCTCTGTACCATTTGGAAGATTCCAAGGAAAGACTGTGACCATTTGGGAAATCATTAACTCAGAGTATTTCACAGAGGCACAGAGGAAGGATCTGATTCGCCAGTACAAGACCGGAAAAATTACTGTGGAAAAAATTATCAAAATTGTAATTAGCGTCGTGGAAGacaaagagaagaggaaggaaattGTGTTTGACGGTCTGAGGATTCCTGTCACTGCAGCTGAACTTCTAGAATCGAAGATCCTCAATAAAGACCTGTTCAACCAATTGCATAATGGTAAAACAACTGTCAAAGAAATCTCTGAGATGGAGCCTGTTAAGAAAGCCTTAAGGGGAACACATAGCATTGCTGGAGTGATCGTTGAGTCAACAAATGAGAAAATACCATTCTATCAAGCTGTAAAGGAACAGATGCTCTCTCCCGAGACTGCGTTGTCTCTTCTTGAGGCTCAAGCTGGGACTGGATTTGTAATTGACCCTGTCAAAAATCAGAAGCTCACTGTGGATGAGGCTGTTAAATCAGGTCTTGTTGGCCCAGAGATGCATGAAATACTTATGTCTGCAGAGAGAGCTGTTAATGGGTACAAAGATCCCTACACTGGAAAGAATCTATCCCTATTTGAGGCAATGTTGAAAGACCTCATTAAGAAAGACCAGGGTATCCGTCTGCTAGAGGCTCAGCTTGCAACTGGAGGTATAATTGATCCAGTTAAAAGTTATCACATCCCACATGATGTTGCCTGCAAACGTGGATATTTTAACGATGAAACAAACAAGACCTTGAGCAACAACACTGATGAAACTAAAGTCTTCTTTGATCCTAACATGTGGGAGAATGCATCTTATGTACAACTCATGAAAAAATGTGTCACAGACAAAGAGACTGGTTTTCCATTTCTTCCGCTTTCAGAGAAAGCAATTCAAAAGTCAAAAGAGGAACATTATAAGTCAAAAGAGGAACATTATAAGTCAAAAGAGGAACATCAATACACGGAGGTCCAGATCAAAGATGCCCTGAACCAGGCAACTATGGAGCTGCCGTATGGACCTTTCAAAGGAAGGAAAGTCACTATTTGGGAGATCATATACTCTGAATATATTACAGAGGAACAAAGAATCGAGTTGATTCGACAGTACAGAACTGGAACAGTGACTATTGAAAGAATGATTACCATCCTTGTCACAATGGTTGATGAAAAGGAGGCCAAGAAACAGGAAAAGGAACAGGCCAGCTTTGAAGGTCTTAGGTCATCTGTCACTGCCAGCTCCTTGTTTGAATCCAAAATAATTGATAAAGCTACATATGATCAGCTACAACAGGGTAAAAAGAAACCCAAAGAAATCAGTGACATTGACTCAGTCAGAAAGTACTTGCAAGGAACAGATGGACAGATC from Salvelinus sp. IW2-2015 linkage group LG31, ASM291031v2, whole genome shotgun sequence includes the following:
- the pleca gene encoding plectin a isoform X3; this encodes MANAKDTPTAAAMSSRYCGFEQEIIYGRANYINEMSCGEVGSHLYSRMCCADERDRVQKKTFTKWVNKHLMKHWRAEAQRHITDLYEDLRDGHSLISLLEVLSGETLPRERDVVRNSRLPREKGRMRFHKLQNVQIALDFLKHRQVKLVNIRNDDIADGNPKLTLGLIWTIILHFQISDIQVNGQSDDMTAKEKLLLWSQRMVEGYHGMRCDNFTTSWRDGKLFNAVVHKHRPTLIDMSKVYRQTPVENLEQAFSVAERDLGVTRLLDPEDVDVPHPDEKSIITYVSSLYDVMPRVPDVQDGVKANELELRWQEYYELVTLLLQWIRHHIIVFEERKFPTSYEEIEVLWRQFLKFKETELPAKEADKNRSKHVYKSFEGAVQVGHVKVPPGYHPIDVEKEWGRLHVAILERERLLRTEFERLERLQRVVSKVQMESGVCEEQLNQVEGLLQMDVRLLNSGKPAMHTAEIETDLDKAEGMIRYLFNDVQLLKDGRHLQAEQMYRRVYRLHERLVNLRSEYNLRLKSGVTITQIPMSQMQTLQQAPMRVRPELDEVTLRYIQDLLAWVEENQRRVDQGEWGSDLPTVESQLGSHRGLHQSVEEFHAKIGRAKADESQLSPVTKGAYRDNLSKLELHYGKLLSSSKARLRSLDGLHAFVTAATKELMWLNDKEEEEVNYDWSERNTNMTAKKDNYSGLMKELEHREKRVNSVQVQGDKLLKEGHPAKTTVEAFTAALQTQWSWXLQLCCCVESHLKENTAYFQFFSDVKEAEEKMKKMQMTMXKKYTCNRNITVTXLEDLLQDAADEKEQLKEFKTHLDGLNRRAKTIVQLKPRNPATPVKGKLPVQAVCDFKQMELTVHRGEECALLDNSQPYKWKVQNPKGSKATVPSICFLVPPTNNDAVSGVSGLDTSHQNLLVLWQMLHVDMKSLMSWQYLMRDIHLITTWNITMFKTLRVEEYRLALRNLELHYQEFLRDSQDSQLFGADDRMQVESGYNKASQHYDGLLHSVEKGEQDESECRSYLTKIKDLCLKLEGCETRTVAHLRQPVDKEPLKACAQRTAEQKKVQSELEGLKKDLTNVAEETEEVLASPQQSSSAPVLRSELDITLKKMEHIYSLSSVYLDKLKTIDIVIRSTKGAEDTLKKYEARLRDVNKMPTDEKEVEKYHAQLKTMRGEAEDDQKTFDNLQVELKKASAVNERIKLVHSEHNTELEHYRQLVAGLEERWQVVFAQIDLRQQELDLLGRQMCAYHESYDWLIRWLGDAKQRQVKIQAVPIGDSKALMQQLAQEKKLLEEIEKNKDKVEECQKHARAYIDAVKDYELQVVTYKALVEPLASPLRKTKMECASDNIIQEYVTLRTRYSELMTLTSQYIKFITETQRRLEDEEKATEILKKEERKKLSEMQAELDKQRQLAEAHAKAIAKAEQEAQELKLKMKEEVSRREVVKVDSEKQKHNIQQQLHELKNLSEQEIQSKSQQVEEALYSHTKIEEEIHIIRIQLETTIKQKATAEAQVQQLRDMAAEAERLRKVTQEEAEKLRKQVNEETQKKRNAEEELKHRAEAEQEAAKQKQKALDEVQKFKMQAEEAERRMKQAEEEKQRQVMVAEEVAQKSAATELQTKRMSFNEKAVKLEASLKQEQDTVIQLQEQAERLKKQQEEANKAREEAEKELEKWRQKANEALRLRLQAEEDAHKKSQAQEEAEKQKEKAQQEAKKRAKAEEAALKQKEMAEKELEKQRKLAEGMAQQKLSAEQELIRLRADFDHGKQQRSLLDEELQRLKNEVNAAVKQRKELEDELAKVRCEMEVLLQMKSKAEKETMSTTEKSRNLLESEASKMRQLAEEATKLRSIAEDAKKQRQVAEDEAARQRGEAEKILKEKLAAINEATCLKTEAEIALKDKEAENERLRRKAEDEAYQRKILEDQAKQHKQDIDEKITQLKKTSDSELERQKKIVEETLKQRRVVEEEIRILKLNFEEASTGKLDLELELNKLKGIAEETHKNKVKAEEESEKLRKHALEEENKRKQAEEKVKKITAAEEEAARQCQAAQKEVERLKKIAADANKQKEDADKETEKQISLAXEAAQKCSAAEKRAQAVLVKQKEDNLSQGKLKEEFDKAKNLVQEAEKAKEKAEKEAALLRQKAEDAEKQKKAAEAEAAKQAKAQGDAERLRMEAEQEAAKQAEAEAAALKQKQQADAEMAKHKKLAEQTVKQKKQVEQELRKVKLRLDETDKQKSVLDEELQRQKDEVSNAVKQKAQVEDELFKIKVQMEELVKLKLRIENENQRLMSKDKDNSQKFLEEEAENMKKLAEDAARLSLEAQEAARERQITESKLEEQRALADKMLKEKMQAIQEATKLKAEAENLQKQKDKAQKQAQKLLEDKQQMQQRFEEETEGFQKSLEAERKRQHEATVEAEKLKLRVTQLSDAQSKAEEEAKKFKKQADEIRVRLQEKEQHASEKVIVEKLEVQRLQSSKESEDLRKAIADLQKENEKLQKEAADLQNTSKEMANAQQEQIKKEKVVLEQTFLTEKQLLLKKEKLIEEEKNKLEKQFEDEVKKAKDLRDEQDRQRKQMEQEKKKLHATLDAAVKRQKDAEEEMCNKQKEMQDLEKKRLEQDKLLGEENEXLREKLQQLSTLKKSATSHTKEMEMQTDEVPEDQLIAMTMVGTTKKVFDGSAVVDGEKKNKELPFSFDGIREKVPASRLHDIGILNKKDFDKLKKGKTTVKDLSKTEKVKTCLKGKNSVGGVLTPAKQKISVYQAMKENKLSPGAATMLLEAQAASGYXXDPVKNRMLXVDEAVKEELIGPELHNKMLSAEKAATGYKDPYTGDTISLFEAMKKGLIEQDQAFRLLDAQIATGGIIDPVNSHRVPLQTAYKQGQLDAEMSKTLSNPTDDSKLFIDPSSQERLTYQQLLEKCIPDAETGLLMLPITEKATQSDKTYTTEETKDVLTKANISVPFGRFQGKTVTIWEIINSEYFTEAQRKDLIRQYKTGKITVEKIIKIVISVVEDKEKRKEIVFDGLRIPVTAAELLESKILNKDLFNQLHNGKTTVKEISEMEPVKKALRGTHSIAGVIVESTNEKIPFYQAVKEQMLSPETALSLLEAQAGTGFVIDPVKNQKLTVDEAVKSGLVGPEMHEILMSAERAVNGYKDPYTGKNLSLFEAMLKDLIKKDQGIRLLEAQLATGGIIDPVKSYHIPHDVACKRGYFNDETNKTLSNNTDETKVFFDPNMWENASYVQLMKKCVTDKETGFPFLPLSEKAIQKSKEEHYKSKEEHYKSKEEHQYTEVQIKDALNQATMELPYGPFKGRKVTIWEIIYSEYITEEQRIELIRQYRTGTVTIERMITILVTMVDEKEAKKQEKEQASFEGLRSSVTASSLFESKIIDKATYDQLQQGKKKPKEISDIDSVRKYLQGTDGQIVGIYMGDSKDKVSIYQAMKKNILRQNTGLSLLKAQAATGFIIDPVKNQRYTVDDAVKAGVVGPEVHEKLLSAEKAVTGYRDPYTGNTISLFQAMKKELVLREHAIPLLEAQVATGGIIDPVSSHCVPNDVAFQRGYFNKQMAKTFTDPSEDIKAFTDPNNNESSTYKQLQEKCIRDPDTGLCFLPLSKAEAQSPVEKSYVFTEEQAQTDLTNTQVDIPHQSYAGKVMTLWDVMGSNLLPEEEKLRLLEQYRLGQITKERMIIIVIEIIEQREILKGEQSMSCDVIRRRVTIEELYSSRIIDLQTYNMLKQEKKTIREVMEMPSVKQYLFGTGSIAGILSDSPSKVSIYQAMKRGLIKPDFAISLLEAQAATGFIIDPVKEELLTVDEAVRKGLVGPEIHDKLLSAERAVTGYKDPYSGKVISLFQAMKKDLVPEDYALRLLEAQASTGGLMDPEYYFHLPTDVAMQRGYINKETHDRITDPNSDVQGYVDPTTEERQTYAQLLKRCKADKESGLRLLSLADRRLLFKGLRKQITLDELLRSQIIDQKTYNDLIEGLISVEEVSKDVKKYLVGTSCIAGVYVESSKDRLSIYQAMKKNMIRPGTAFELLEAQAATGYIIDPIKNLKLNVGEAVKMGVVGSEFKDKLISAERAVTGYKDPYSGKTISLFQAMKKGLILKDHGIRLLEAQIATGGIIDPEESHRLPVEMAYTRGLFDEEMNGILTDPSDDTKGFFDPNTEENLTYLQLMERCLIDPETGLALLLLKEKKREKKTSSKSSVRKRRVVIVDPETGKEMSVYEAYHKGLIDHQTYTELAEQECEWEEITISSSDGVVKSMIIDRRSGRQYDIDDAITKGLIDQSALDQYRAGTLSITEFADMLSGNITGTRSRSSSFGSTSSYSSSPAPSIKPPATIWNDPTEETVPVAGILDTDTLEKVSVTEAMHRNLVDNITGQRLLEAQACVGGIIDPNTGEKFSVSDAMNMGLVDKIMVDRINLAQKAFNGFEDPRTKKKMSAAQALKKGWLYYEAGQRFLEVQYLTGGLIEPEVTGRVPLDVAINKGTLDARTAQKLRDVSGYSKYLTCPKTKLKISYKDAIDRSMIEEGSGLRLLEASSQSSKGLYSPYSVSGSGSASGSRPDSRTGSRSGSRRGSFDATGSGFSTNFSSSSFSSTSYGRRYNAGLQSGLSMDELAQALTSLAMGRNCSSKERIFTTLQPNYSPVA